The Fulvivirga ligni genome window below encodes:
- a CDS encoding thiolase family protein — translation MESAYIVDILRTPIGKFGGTLATIRPDDLAAHVIKNLIIRNNTIDFNDVEDVIFGAANQAGEDNRNVARMAALLADLPLSVGGVTVNRLCASGLQSIMDASRAVMLQEGAIYIAGGTESMTRAPFVTAKSEVPFGRSVETYDTTIGWRFVNPDLASKHYPFGMGETAENVAEKYKISREEQDAFAHTSQERYQKAYEAGKFNAEIVAVNVPQKRAEDILFQKDEHPRLSSLEKLASLSPAFKKGGTVTAGNSSGINDGAAAALIVSEATLKKYNLKPMARVASMAIAGVDPTIMGVGPVPATQKALKRAGLQIKDLDLIELNEAFASQSIACMRDLDLDPNIVNVNGGSIAIGHPLGASGTRISATLLHELQKRDNVKYGLATMCVGVGQGAAVIYEKL, via the coding sequence ATGGAAAGTGCTTATATTGTTGATATTTTAAGAACACCAATTGGCAAGTTTGGTGGTACTTTAGCCACTATAAGACCGGATGATTTAGCGGCGCATGTAATTAAGAATCTGATAATTAGAAATAATACTATTGATTTTAATGATGTTGAAGACGTCATTTTTGGTGCGGCAAATCAGGCTGGTGAGGACAATAGAAATGTGGCCAGAATGGCGGCGCTCCTGGCAGACTTACCTCTATCAGTAGGTGGCGTTACTGTCAATAGATTATGTGCTTCTGGTTTGCAATCTATTATGGATGCTTCTCGGGCAGTGATGCTTCAGGAGGGCGCAATTTACATAGCAGGTGGAACTGAAAGCATGACCAGAGCTCCATTTGTCACTGCCAAATCCGAAGTTCCTTTTGGAAGGTCTGTAGAAACTTATGACACTACTATTGGGTGGAGGTTTGTTAATCCTGATCTAGCATCCAAGCACTACCCCTTTGGAATGGGTGAGACTGCAGAAAATGTAGCAGAAAAATATAAAATTTCTCGAGAGGAACAGGATGCTTTTGCTCATACCTCACAAGAGAGATATCAAAAAGCGTATGAAGCAGGAAAATTTAATGCTGAAATAGTAGCCGTAAATGTTCCTCAGAAAAGAGCAGAGGATATTTTATTTCAAAAAGATGAACATCCAAGGTTATCTAGTTTAGAAAAACTGGCAAGCTTAAGTCCGGCTTTTAAAAAAGGTGGAACAGTAACGGCCGGAAACTCTTCTGGAATAAATGATGGCGCTGCTGCTGCCCTAATAGTAAGTGAGGCAACGCTAAAGAAATATAATTTGAAACCAATGGCCAGAGTGGCTTCTATGGCTATAGCAGGTGTAGATCCTACCATTATGGGTGTAGGTCCGGTGCCAGCTACTCAGAAAGCCTTGAAAAGAGCTGGCCTGCAAATAAAGGATCTTGATTTAATTGAACTCAACGAGGCTTTTGCTTCTCAATCTATTGCTTGCATGAGAGATCTTGATTTGGACCCAAATATTGTAAATGTTAATGGTGGTTCAATAGCCATTGGTCATCCTTTGGGGGCTAGTGGTACGCGAATTTCAGCAACGCTTCTACATGAATTACAAAAAAGAGATAATGTAAAATACGGTCTGGCCACTATGTGTGTAGGTGTGGGACAAGGTGCCGCCGTGATATATGAAAAGTTATGA
- the htpG gene encoding molecular chaperone HtpG, with product MSEKGTISIHTENIFPIIKKFLYSDHEIFLRELVSNAVDATQKLKRLSSLGEISEEIGDTTVEVSFDKEKKTITVSDKGIGMTADEIKKYINQIAFSGATEFVEKFKDKGDAKDIIGKFGLGFYSAFMVAKEVEIISKSYQDGTEAARWVCDGSTEYEITEATKESRGTDIILHVADDSEEFLDEWKLKSILDKYCRFLPVPIKFGTKDEQIEDGKDDEGKPKYKTETKDRIINDTDPLWTKSPSELKDEDYLKFYKELYPMSEDPLFWIHLNVDYPFNLTGILYFPKVKNDFEVQKNKIQLYSRQVFITDEVKDVVPEFLMLLHGVIDSPDIPLNVSRSYLQSDGNVKKINNHITKKVADKLDELFKSDRNSYQDKWSDIGVFVKYGMLSEDKFYDKAKNFALFTNTEGEFFTMDEYKAKVEVNQKDKDNNVIYVYTTDPGKQDTYIQVAKNKGYDVLLLDGVLDSHYVNFLEQKLENTQLKRVDADTIEKLIDKDEKIESVLSADEEEKVKGIFEKAVANPRMNISVNSLSPDDMPVTITMSEFMRRMKDMAKNGGGQYAMMGNMPDQFELSVNGNHSIVGKILRAKKEDKKVQLAKQAYDLAMLSQNMLTGKDLTNFIKRSIELAAE from the coding sequence ATGTCAGAAAAGGGTACAATTTCAATTCATACCGAGAACATCTTTCCAATTATCAAGAAGTTCTTGTATTCAGATCATGAGATTTTCTTAAGAGAGCTGGTTTCTAATGCTGTAGATGCCACTCAAAAGCTTAAAAGATTATCATCTTTAGGAGAGATAAGTGAAGAGATAGGTGATACCACCGTTGAAGTAAGTTTTGATAAAGAAAAGAAGACCATTACCGTGAGTGATAAGGGTATTGGTATGACAGCTGATGAAATCAAGAAATACATCAACCAAATAGCATTTTCCGGTGCTACTGAGTTTGTAGAGAAATTCAAAGATAAAGGTGATGCAAAAGACATCATAGGAAAATTCGGTCTTGGTTTTTATTCTGCTTTCATGGTAGCTAAGGAAGTAGAGATCATTAGTAAATCTTATCAGGATGGTACTGAAGCTGCAAGGTGGGTTTGTGATGGTTCTACAGAATATGAAATTACCGAAGCTACTAAAGAAAGTAGAGGTACTGACATCATCCTTCATGTAGCTGATGACTCTGAAGAGTTTTTAGATGAATGGAAACTAAAATCTATTCTTGATAAGTATTGCCGTTTCTTACCAGTTCCTATTAAGTTTGGTACAAAAGACGAGCAAATAGAAGATGGGAAAGATGATGAAGGTAAGCCTAAGTATAAAACTGAAACTAAAGATCGTATTATTAATGATACTGATCCTTTGTGGACAAAGTCTCCTTCAGAATTAAAAGATGAGGATTATCTGAAATTTTATAAGGAGTTATACCCTATGTCAGAAGATCCTCTATTCTGGATCCATCTGAACGTAGACTATCCTTTTAATCTTACCGGTATTCTTTACTTCCCAAAAGTGAAGAACGACTTCGAGGTGCAAAAAAATAAAATTCAGCTTTATTCTCGTCAGGTATTCATTACTGATGAGGTAAAAGATGTAGTGCCAGAATTTTTAATGCTGCTTCATGGTGTTATAGATTCTCCAGACATTCCATTAAACGTATCGAGAAGTTATCTTCAGTCAGACGGTAATGTGAAGAAGATCAATAATCACATTACTAAGAAAGTGGCTGATAAACTGGATGAATTATTCAAGTCTGACAGAAATTCATACCAGGACAAATGGAGTGACATAGGAGTATTCGTAAAATATGGAATGCTTAGCGAAGACAAGTTCTACGATAAGGCTAAAAACTTTGCGCTTTTCACTAACACTGAAGGTGAGTTCTTCACTATGGATGAGTATAAAGCCAAGGTAGAAGTAAACCAAAAAGATAAGGATAACAACGTAATCTATGTTTATACTACAGATCCTGGTAAGCAAGACACTTACATACAAGTAGCTAAAAATAAAGGTTATGATGTACTTCTTTTAGATGGAGTGCTGGACAGCCATTATGTAAACTTCTTGGAGCAGAAACTAGAAAACACCCAGCTAAAGCGTGTGGATGCTGACACTATCGAAAAGCTTATTGATAAAGATGAGAAAATAGAAAGTGTACTTAGTGCGGATGAGGAAGAAAAGGTGAAAGGCATTTTTGAAAAAGCTGTAGCTAACCCTAGAATGAACATCTCTGTGAATTCACTTTCTCCGGATGACATGCCAGTAACTATAACCATGTCTGAGTTTATGAGAAGAATGAAAGACATGGCTAAGAATGGCGGTGGACAGTATGCTATGATGGGAAATATGCCTGATCAATTTGAGCTTTCTGTTAATGGAAACCACAGCATTGTAGGCAAGATCCTAAGAGCGAAGAAAGAAGACAAGAAAGTACAACTAGCCAAACAAGCTTATGATTTGGCCATGCTTTCTCAGAATATGCTAACAGGTAAAGACCTTACCAACTTCATTAAAAGAAGTATTGAGTTAGCAGCTGAATAA
- a CDS encoding sensor histidine kinase, translating to MISLIGTVPKRTPELKLSKNSVYDIRLSTLYCTEQTPDLNEGDYFTFNNEQPRSEKHIYLNTHRINSFNEERTGGVRDDNKMEKQKILEMALEAAHAGVWSWNVSQKVFDWDKEMLSLFNLPDDNQPVSLRYFLKRVHPKDRQKLILKLKHSLAQRQDVNINYRIVDAHGNQKFIKTIGSFSEQHDMLSGICMDITRDMQIEHALKASEQKFHAALDFSPIGIGILDLQGNWLEVNKALTKMFGYTAKEMLNLNFQKLTHPDDLAGDMKLVEQIIDGQINTYQLDKRYYRKDGSIFWGQLSVSLVRNKNSIPQYFISHVQEITKRKEEEQKVLEIVEQRTTELKNANKELEAFSYSVSHDLRSPLRSIHGFSQALLEDYASQLDINGQNYLRRVSSASVKMGLLIDNLLLLSRITRQEITVMSLNISKMAKEIIEDLSKEYPNTNFVIQPNITGKGDKGLISIVLENFLSNAAKYSRNSEHPSVKLLSKQQDGKQVILIQDNGVGFDINYSTKLFGAFQRLHSEKEFEGTGIGLATVKRILTRHGEEVWADASINEGATFYFTLKQK from the coding sequence ATGATAAGTTTGATCGGAACAGTACCTAAGAGAACACCTGAATTAAAACTGAGTAAGAACTCCGTTTATGACATCAGGTTGTCCACATTGTACTGCACCGAGCAAACACCAGATTTAAATGAGGGTGATTATTTCACTTTCAATAACGAACAACCCAGGTCAGAAAAACATATTTACCTGAATACTCATAGAATAAATAGCTTTAATGAAGAGAGAACAGGAGGGGTAAGAGACGACAATAAAATGGAAAAGCAGAAAATTTTAGAAATGGCTCTTGAGGCGGCACATGCCGGTGTTTGGTCATGGAACGTGAGCCAGAAAGTTTTTGATTGGGATAAGGAAATGCTCTCCTTATTTAATCTTCCTGATGATAATCAACCCGTGAGTTTAAGATATTTTCTTAAAAGAGTACATCCAAAGGATCGTCAAAAACTAATTCTAAAACTTAAACATAGTTTAGCACAGCGGCAGGACGTTAACATTAACTATAGAATTGTTGACGCCCACGGAAATCAAAAATTCATAAAAACCATTGGCTCTTTTAGCGAGCAGCATGATATGCTCAGTGGTATTTGCATGGATATCACCAGAGATATGCAAATCGAACATGCATTAAAGGCAAGTGAGCAAAAATTTCATGCCGCCCTGGATTTTTCTCCTATCGGTATCGGCATTCTTGACCTTCAAGGTAATTGGTTGGAAGTAAATAAGGCGCTTACTAAGATGTTTGGCTATACAGCAAAAGAAATGCTTAATCTAAACTTTCAAAAACTCACCCATCCTGATGATTTGGCAGGCGACATGAAATTAGTAGAGCAAATAATTGATGGTCAAATTAATACTTACCAATTAGATAAACGGTACTATAGAAAAGATGGAAGCATCTTCTGGGGGCAGCTCAGCGTATCCTTAGTAAGAAATAAAAATAGTATTCCGCAATATTTTATCAGTCACGTTCAGGAAATCACTAAAAGAAAAGAGGAAGAGCAAAAAGTACTAGAAATTGTAGAACAAAGAACTACGGAACTTAAAAATGCCAATAAAGAATTAGAGGCATTCAGTTATTCAGTATCTCACGATTTACGATCACCCTTACGTAGCATACATGGATTCAGCCAAGCCCTTTTAGAAGACTATGCAAGCCAACTGGATATTAATGGACAGAATTACTTAAGAAGAGTTTCTTCTGCCAGCGTAAAAATGGGCCTTTTGATTGATAACCTGCTACTGCTATCACGCATTACCAGGCAGGAAATTACGGTAATGTCCCTAAATATTTCAAAGATGGCAAAGGAAATTATAGAGGATCTCTCGAAGGAGTACCCTAATACGAATTTTGTCATTCAGCCAAATATTACTGGGAAAGGAGACAAAGGATTGATTTCCATCGTTCTAGAAAACTTCCTTTCTAATGCGGCGAAGTACTCAAGAAACTCAGAACATCCTTCAGTTAAGCTACTATCTAAACAGCAAGACGGTAAGCAAGTGATTCTAATCCAGGATAACGGTGTCGGTTTCGACATAAACTATTCAACCAAGTTATTTGGGGCCTTTCAGAGACTACATAGTGAAAAAGAATTTGAAGGAACCGGAATAGGACTGGCAACAGTTAAAAGAATTTTGACCAGACATGGTGAGGAAGTATGGGCCGATGCTTCTATTAATGAGGGGGCTACCTTCTATTTCACACTGAAGCAAAAGTAA
- a CDS encoding toxin-antitoxin system YwqK family antitoxin, which yields MRYYLSCICLFIAILSVNAQEVDPESTDKMFTIDTPLTIELDDKEEEEDYVKPKEKKRKKNVFYGIKTKKKYTQKGMGNTKTYELFNVIKEPVELDPYVRDIYWLDYRRGTIRHGGEVDQQNGSVLHGPYKRMKDDQVLEEGIFYKGMKHGRWVEYNKDDILVDKEKYYKGWPRESMVSYYDSKREKMKEIVPIEYGEKEGNYYYFHNNGRVAVKGEFRWGMRVGDWIEYYASGKRKKIIRYPKEPYIKEETPFIVKEWNTRGKLVYEKR from the coding sequence GTGAGATATTATTTATCCTGCATATGCTTATTTATAGCAATTTTATCGGTTAATGCTCAGGAAGTAGACCCTGAAAGCACTGATAAGATGTTTACTATAGACACCCCTCTCACCATAGAGCTGGATGATAAGGAGGAAGAGGAAGATTATGTAAAGCCTAAAGAGAAAAAGAGAAAAAAGAACGTCTTTTATGGCATAAAAACCAAAAAAAAGTACACCCAAAAGGGCATGGGTAACACTAAGACCTATGAGTTATTCAATGTAATAAAAGAACCTGTGGAACTTGACCCCTATGTAAGGGACATTTATTGGCTAGACTACAGAAGAGGAACCATCAGGCATGGAGGTGAAGTAGACCAGCAGAATGGTTCAGTGCTTCACGGTCCTTATAAAAGAATGAAGGATGATCAGGTTCTTGAAGAGGGCATTTTTTACAAAGGCATGAAGCATGGAAGGTGGGTAGAATATAATAAAGATGACATTTTAGTAGATAAAGAAAAATACTACAAAGGATGGCCACGTGAGTCAATGGTAAGCTATTACGACTCCAAGAGGGAGAAAATGAAAGAGATAGTGCCCATAGAATATGGTGAAAAAGAAGGCAACTATTATTACTTTCATAATAATGGCAGGGTGGCCGTTAAAGGTGAGTTCAGGTGGGGTATGAGAGTTGGAGATTGGATTGAATACTATGCTAGTGGTAAAAGAAAGAAAATCATCAGATACCCTAAAGAGCCTTACATAAAAGAAGAAACCCCTTTTATTGTTAAAGAATGGAACACACGAGGAAAATTGGTGTATGAAAAGCGCTAA
- a CDS encoding DUF4293 domain-containing protein, translated as MLQRIQTVFLLLVVILMLLTLIFPMWAYHSPDSDQGILLTAFYLLTSNGVEEVSKVTFPYILIGVCAVLSAIVGIVEITRFNNRLLQIKLSALNSLLMIGTLGLGFWFAREVMAEESIEQNWTYGMGSFLPIGAMIMNVLANRFIRKDEKLVRSVDRIR; from the coding sequence ATGTTACAAAGGATTCAAACCGTATTTCTATTATTAGTAGTGATACTAATGTTACTAACATTGATCTTCCCAATGTGGGCTTACCATAGCCCAGATAGCGATCAGGGAATTCTGCTCACCGCCTTCTATTTACTCACTTCAAATGGTGTAGAAGAAGTTTCGAAAGTAACATTTCCTTATATCCTGATAGGCGTGTGTGCTGTATTATCTGCCATTGTCGGAATTGTTGAGATCACTCGCTTCAATAACAGGCTTTTACAAATAAAATTAAGTGCTCTTAATTCTTTGTTAATGATTGGTACTCTTGGTCTAGGGTTCTGGTTTGCCAGAGAAGTCATGGCGGAAGAATCAATTGAGCAAAACTGGACTTACGGCATGGGTAGCTTTCTTCCAATTGGCGCCATGATCATGAATGTGCTTGCTAACCGCTTCATCAGAAAAGATGAAAAGCTCGTTAGATCAGTAGATAGAATCAGATAA
- a CDS encoding sensor histidine kinase, whose product MVESFKVLIIEDSEDDYDLLVRHISRAGITIDPKRIETRNELVSSLENHWDLIISDNSLPQFNAPEALKLTRKKNQNVPFLIVSGTIGEEAAVNAMRAGANDYILKGNLNRLLPAIEREIRESQNTQKRINIEKKLEQSEKMYQFLSGSIQDVFIALDHNLNILFWNEYAEKEFNRSLDIIGSPIYQVFPSWETNEVRETIEQVLTQGKSEHIAFEYNDSKYFEGSIYPTEDGISIIAKNVTEQKQVKENLLKINNELETLMYRISHDLKGPVASIKGLINIGMKDFEEKVEVQLLMKMLDNSTQMLNNTLNELLNITRIKQGQVNPDPFIINDLINDVLTGLKYSEGFDNIKIEMEIEPNVRVITDRRLMRSVLQNLLENAVKYRRRDVDNGYIHISLLHENNTTIIQIEDNGQGIPKKFQKHIFEMFYRANETSQGSGLGLYIVKSALDKINGAITLNSDKNKGSTFTVKIPDLIDNA is encoded by the coding sequence ATGGTTGAGAGCTTTAAAGTATTAATAATAGAAGATTCTGAAGATGATTATGACTTGCTGGTAAGACATATCAGCAGAGCTGGTATTACCATTGATCCCAAAAGAATAGAAACTCGTAATGAGCTCGTTTCTTCGCTCGAAAATCATTGGGATTTAATCATTAGCGATAATTCATTACCTCAGTTTAATGCTCCTGAAGCCTTAAAACTGACTCGTAAAAAGAATCAAAATGTGCCCTTTTTAATCGTATCTGGAACGATTGGCGAAGAAGCAGCCGTAAATGCGATGCGCGCAGGTGCCAATGACTATATTTTAAAAGGCAATTTAAATAGACTGCTACCGGCCATTGAACGAGAGATTAGAGAGTCTCAAAACACTCAGAAACGAATTAACATCGAGAAAAAGCTGGAGCAGAGTGAGAAAATGTATCAATTTCTCTCTGGCAGTATCCAGGATGTATTTATTGCTTTAGACCACAATTTGAATATTCTGTTTTGGAATGAATATGCCGAAAAAGAATTTAATCGCTCCTTAGATATAATTGGTTCTCCTATCTACCAGGTATTTCCATCTTGGGAAACTAATGAGGTAAGAGAAACGATAGAGCAAGTTTTAACACAAGGTAAATCTGAACATATAGCATTTGAATATAACGATAGCAAATACTTTGAAGGAAGCATTTATCCTACTGAGGATGGCATTTCAATAATTGCAAAAAACGTTACGGAACAGAAACAAGTAAAAGAAAATCTACTAAAGATAAATAATGAGTTAGAGACATTGATGTATCGAATTTCTCATGATTTAAAAGGACCTGTTGCCTCCATTAAAGGTCTGATTAATATTGGCATGAAGGATTTCGAAGAAAAAGTTGAGGTTCAACTACTCATGAAAATGTTAGACAATAGCACCCAGATGCTGAACAATACATTGAATGAGCTTCTTAACATTACCAGAATAAAACAAGGACAGGTAAATCCGGATCCTTTTATAATTAATGATCTCATTAACGATGTTCTTACAGGTTTAAAGTATTCCGAAGGTTTTGATAATATCAAAATAGAGATGGAAATCGAACCTAACGTAAGAGTGATCACTGACCGACGCTTGATGCGATCTGTATTGCAAAACCTGCTAGAAAATGCCGTTAAATACAGACGTCGCGATGTAGATAATGGATATATTCATATTAGTCTATTACATGAAAATAATACCACCATTATTCAAATTGAAGATAATGGCCAGGGTATTCCAAAGAAATTTCAGAAGCACATTTTTGAAATGTTTTATAGAGCCAATGAAACCTCCCAAGGCTCTGGGCTGGGACTATACATTGTTAAAAGTGCGCTTGATAAAATAAATGGAGCTATCACACTCAACAGTGATAAAAATAAAGGATCAACTTTCACCGTAAAAATTCCTGATTTAATTGATAATGCATGA
- a CDS encoding hybrid sensor histidine kinase/response regulator, protein MHEVKEIKVLFIEDSEDDFELMLNKFRKEGYNALSMRVQSADELCNALENGQWDIILSDNKLPHFNASTALKITRQKNLLVPFIIVSGTINDGEAVQAMREGANDYLSKENLARLVPAIEREIKDSANRKRQYEAEKALEKRHEEYKLLAENIHDLVCLHDPYGTYIWVSPSSKKIIGYEDHELVGLSPEEVLVNNDKDRLEGELWSRFRNEKRTNSIRVGYKVKRKEGMVIYLETIAQPVYENDNLKHIVTTSRDITEQKLAYDLLIESESQYQSVVESIAEGVILYDENGTIINYNKSAAQILGLPSDETQKFQKLEEKFDLIKPDKSVFKPEELPQNITLATGKPCSNVILGLNKGLGIMWLSINSSLYLQPNGKTGVVISISDVTKQKLYEERVTSVAEELTNLIDTANAPIFGLDWYGKINEWNQVASKVTGYSKEEIIGKKLIDEFILDGYKVAVTNLLKSALRGKSVTNYELPIYTRTGKVVTILFNATPRRNVKNEIVGLLGVGQDITELIEYRERLEQKVTERTKELKEALNKEKELVALKSKFVSMASHEFRTPLSTINFAANYLTKYGEKIKQEDAVQKLNKIMEQVQHMTYLLDDVLLIGKSEAGRIKINPSRLNIEEFFLKIKEEVSNSTQNTHEISCFLGLEEKIVTIDEKLLRNIVINLLTNSIKFSPGKNKVFLDVILRNNLLSISVKDSGIGIGEEDKEKIFEAFHRSNQAHAIQGTGLGLSIVKKAVDMQNGTIEVESELNIGTTIKVEIPVNEI, encoded by the coding sequence ATGCATGAGGTAAAAGAAATCAAGGTTTTATTCATAGAAGACTCAGAAGATGATTTTGAGTTAATGCTTAATAAATTTAGAAAAGAAGGCTATAACGCACTGAGCATGAGGGTTCAATCTGCTGATGAACTTTGTAATGCTCTGGAGAATGGACAGTGGGATATTATATTAAGTGATAATAAACTTCCTCATTTCAATGCCTCCACGGCCTTAAAAATTACAAGACAAAAAAATCTATTAGTTCCATTCATTATCGTGTCAGGAACCATCAATGATGGTGAGGCAGTACAAGCCATGCGGGAAGGCGCTAATGATTACCTTTCGAAAGAGAATCTTGCTCGATTAGTGCCTGCTATTGAGAGGGAGATAAAGGATAGTGCAAACCGAAAACGTCAATATGAAGCTGAAAAGGCCCTTGAAAAACGCCACGAAGAATATAAATTACTGGCCGAAAATATACACGATTTAGTTTGCCTTCATGATCCGTATGGTACTTATATATGGGTAAGTCCATCGTCAAAAAAAATAATAGGATATGAGGATCATGAACTAGTGGGCCTATCACCTGAAGAGGTTTTGGTAAACAATGATAAAGATAGGTTAGAAGGTGAGCTATGGAGTCGTTTCCGAAACGAAAAAAGAACGAATTCCATAAGAGTTGGATATAAAGTTAAGCGCAAAGAGGGCATGGTGATTTATCTGGAAACCATCGCTCAACCAGTTTATGAAAATGACAATCTGAAACATATAGTTACCACCTCACGAGACATCACTGAGCAGAAATTGGCCTATGATCTACTAATAGAAAGTGAATCACAATATCAAAGTGTAGTAGAATCAATCGCTGAAGGGGTTATTTTATATGATGAAAATGGAACAATAATAAATTATAATAAAAGTGCCGCACAAATCCTTGGCTTGCCAAGTGATGAAACTCAAAAATTTCAGAAACTAGAAGAAAAATTCGATCTAATAAAACCTGATAAAAGTGTTTTCAAACCGGAAGAACTTCCCCAAAACATTACCTTGGCCACAGGTAAACCATGTTCTAATGTTATATTAGGACTGAACAAAGGCTTAGGGATAATGTGGTTATCAATTAACTCCTCGCTATATCTACAGCCTAATGGAAAAACAGGCGTGGTAATCTCTATTTCTGATGTTACAAAACAAAAATTATATGAGGAAAGAGTAACCTCAGTTGCCGAAGAATTAACTAACTTAATAGATACCGCCAACGCTCCTATTTTTGGTTTAGACTGGTATGGAAAAATTAATGAGTGGAATCAGGTAGCATCAAAGGTGACTGGGTATTCCAAGGAAGAAATCATTGGAAAGAAGCTCATTGATGAATTCATTTTAGATGGTTACAAAGTGGCGGTTACCAATCTTCTCAAGTCAGCTTTAAGAGGAAAATCTGTGACTAATTATGAGCTGCCAATTTACACCAGAACTGGAAAGGTTGTAACCATTTTATTCAATGCAACTCCTAGAAGAAACGTAAAAAACGAAATTGTAGGGTTGCTTGGCGTGGGACAGGATATCACTGAACTTATTGAGTATCGTGAAAGGCTGGAGCAAAAAGTGACAGAAAGAACCAAGGAGCTTAAAGAAGCATTGAATAAAGAAAAAGAATTGGTGGCATTAAAGTCCAAATTTGTATCAATGGCCTCTCATGAATTTAGAACTCCATTGTCCACCATAAACTTTGCTGCTAATTATCTGACAAAGTACGGTGAGAAGATAAAGCAAGAAGATGCTGTACAAAAACTCAATAAAATTATGGAGCAAGTACAGCACATGACTTATCTACTTGACGATGTCTTACTAATAGGTAAGTCTGAAGCGGGAAGGATAAAGATTAATCCTAGCAGATTAAACATTGAAGAGTTTTTCCTGAAAATAAAAGAAGAAGTCTCCAACAGCACCCAGAACACGCATGAAATATCATGTTTTCTAGGCTTGGAAGAAAAAATAGTAACCATAGATGAGAAGCTTTTAAGGAACATCGTAATCAACCTGCTTACTAATTCCATAAAATTTTCTCCAGGAAAGAATAAGGTTTTTCTGGATGTGATTTTAAGGAATAATCTCCTGTCTATCTCTGTAAAAGACAGTGGAATAGGAATAGGCGAGGAAGATAAAGAGAAAATTTTTGAAGCTTTTCACAGATCTAATCAGGCACACGCCATTCAAGGTACGGGTCTCGGCTTATCCATTGTTAAAAAAGCCGTTGATATGCAGAACGGTACTATTGAAGTAGAAAGTGAGCTAAATATAGGTACAACCATTAAAGTTGAAATACCAGTTAATGAAATATAA